A portion of the Syngnathoides biaculeatus isolate LvHL_M chromosome 7, ASM1980259v1, whole genome shotgun sequence genome contains these proteins:
- the tjp3 gene encoding tight junction protein ZO-3 isoform X4: MEVRFKDQGKPGMEELTIWEQHTITLNKDSKLGFGFALSGGKDNGDTAVIVSDVLPNGPAMGRLFNKDQIVMVNGVSMENVHSNFTIQTLKTCGKTANITVKRPRKIQIPATTRPARAASHSNLLDHDPPRRTRRYSDASDNREASHYRTRARSSSPDRNGYGSTVPLMSSGYKRLPHHDDKPLRTTLVKKKISDEYGLKLGSQIFIKHMTETGLAAKEGTLQEGDLILKINGMTTENLSLLETKHLVEKSRGKLTMTVLRDSRKFLVSIPEVEDSAPNSEDERWRRRHSSSELEDISDLDDRSPHRTSRHPPREKRTHRPRAELPPPALKSRDSSPVRSTLTRSPARGYASRRGPSDSESDRSTSPPPARMDSLERSGKYKSLSGLSTLPDPRSSPAVHNWSSSRPASSSSRPRRRVSDSDSDRSDSPHRRPDSRYNPRVLPADLSHTGVRASPILVRQEPPRRVNSPLRVPARDSESESEGSSAPPRRQSATHSQDSYSSSRYRAMPGVSSRPETGRHSASGIPVGGAPRRAPSESDSEASYESVPRRHSTDSERSDKARNRYRPLPELKPSSVHVNPKPPRQNSLPVDPPSDDSSESDDLSHLRRSGSSDREDSRHHAPDVAHNSGTLRSGISVRNEYPVSSAAPAKPVEEPIYSLPPDSYPTSHPGYSSNLHEVSFVKEGSVGLRLVGGNDVGIFVGGVQPNSPAYERGMKEGDQILKVNNVDFGHFTREEAANFLLNIKRGEKVDIRTQNKMDIYKKILKSNLGDNFYIRTHYDHETDHPIGLNFTRGEVFRVVDTMHRGKLGNWLAIRMGNDLHELDKGTIPNQTRAEVLASQEQAQRTTGERPVSGPRAEFWKLRGLRGNKKNEKNIRRSRDDLLQLTIQGKFPAYERVLLREANFKRPIVIMGPLNDIAMDKLAREIPDEYEVAEMVPRGGGADSASTVIKLDTVRKIAEKDKHPLLDITPTAVERLNYIQYHPMVIFLDPHSRKDVKVMRQRYSPDSNKSSRRLYSQALKLRKDCSHLFSARVDLQPGSNIWYQVLKDKIRHQQSKPVWVSEVTLESGGEQDLDALDQTQSDYLSAASEMEDTDGEAFTDGEAYTDNEDLEEAYPGQNAARASGVALARSSEPAWGHRSPNEERESETYAEVYRPSREIPPLMHVPEPSTIRRQSRSPPLHHPDESFDRSFSDSDFNHLDAVSPTTPSDGPPDFIAPDPSARHSLTEPSYAGERPESPQQASLSAIEDKLQEVRKAEPQTHTEEKKPLQFIVVAHHQAVQVRRTQIRGGSKSSEEDEEDEDDAEDIEWGPATEL; encoded by the exons aaGCCAGGCATGGAGGAACTAACGATATGGGAACAGCATACAATAACACTGAACAAA GATTCCAAATTGGGCTTCGGTTTTGCCCTATCTGGAGGCAAGGACAACGGAGATACAGCGGTGATCGTGTCCGACGTGTTGCCCAATGGACCGGCCATGGGACGCCTGTT CAACAAAGACCAGATTGTCATGGTCAATGGGGTCTCTATGGAGAATGTCCACTCCAACTTCACTATTCAGACCCTCAAGACATGCGGCAAGACTGCTAACATT ACAGTGAAACGTCCTCGCAAAATCCAGATCCCTGCCACGACCAGGCCAGCTCGGGCTGCCTCCCACTCCAACCTGTTGGACCATGACCCGCCAAGAAGAACGCGACGCTACTCTGACGCCAGCGACAACAGAGAGGCCAGTCACTACCGCACACGGGCGCGCAGCTCTTCACCCGACCGCAATGGCTATGGAAGCACGGTGCCCTTGATGTCTTCAGGGTACAAGAGGCTGCCGCACCACGATGATAAGCCGCTCAGAACAACTCTTGTTAAGAAGAAAATCTCAgatg AGTACGGCTTGAAGCTGGGCAGTCAAATTTTCATCAAGCACATGACTGAAACGGGCCTGGCCGCAAAGGAAGGTACCCTGCAGGAGGGCGACCTCATTCTGAAG ATCAACGGCATGACCACAGAGAACCTCTCCCTGCTGGAGACCAAGCACCTGGTGGAGAAGAGCCGGGGCAAGCTGACCATGACGGTGCTCCGCGACAGCCGCAAGTTCCTGGTCAGCATCCCCGAGGTGGAGGACAGCGCCCCCAACAGCGAAGACGAGCGGTGGCGGAGGCGACACAGTAGCTCGGAGTTGGAGG acaTTTCTGACTTGGATGATCGCTCACCTCATAGAACGTCCCGTCATCCTCCCAGAGAGAAACGGACGCACAG ACCCAGAGCAGAACTTCCACCGCCGGCGCTCAAGTCCAGAGATTCTTCCCCCGTGCGCTCCACTTTGACACGATCCCCTGCAAGAGGCTACGCATCTCGCAGAG GCCCTTCTGACTCCGAGTCGGACCGCAGTACCTCACCGCCTCCCGCAAGGATGGACAGTCTAGAACGGTCCGGCAAATACAA AAGCCTGTCTGGTTTGTCTACACTACCCGATCCTAGATCTTCCCCCGCCGTCCACAACTGGTCCTCATCCAGACCAGCATCATCATCCTCGCGACCACGCAGGCGCGTGTCTGACTCGGACTCTGACCGGAGCGACTCGCCCCATAGGCGACCAGACAGCAGATATAA CCCCAGAGTTCTTCCTGCTGATCTATCTCACACTGGAGTGAGAGCTTCCCCCATCTTGGTCCGACAGGAGCCCCCAAGGAGGGTCAACTCTCCCCTGAGAGTCCCAGCCCGAG ACTCTGAGTCGGAATCGGAAGGCAGCTCGGCGCCTCCTCGGAGGCAGAGCGCCACGCACAGTCAGGATTCGTACAGCAGCAGCAGATACAG AGCTATGCCGGGCGTTTCCTCACGGCCAGAAACTGGGCGCCACAGTGCCTCCGGCATCCCGGTGGGCGGTGCGCCACGCAGAG CACCATCCGAGTCTGATTCAGAGGCCAGTTATGAGTCAGTCCCTCGCAGGCACTCAACTGACAGCGAGAGGTCAGACAAAGCCAGAAACAGATACAG ACCCCTTCCAGAGCTCAAGCCTTCTTCGGTTCATGTGAATCCAAAGCCGCCCCGCCAAAACTCTCTGCCTGTTGACCCGCCTTCTGATG ATTCCTCAGAGTCCGACGACCTGTCACACCTGCGGAGGTCGGGGAGCTCGGACCGTGAAGATAGCAGACACCA TGCTCCAGATGTTGCTCACAACAGCGGCACTTTGAGGTCTGGGATCTCTGTGAGGAACGAGTATCCAGTCAGCT CAGCTGCTCCAGCCAAGCCTGTAGAAGAGCCCATTTACTCCTTACCTCCAGACTCTTACCCGACATCCCACCCAGG GTACAGCTCCAATTTGCACGAGGTGTCGTTCGTCAAGGAAGGCAGTGTGGGCCTGAGGCTGGTTGGCGGCAACGACGTGGGCATCTTCGTGGGAGGGGTGCAGCCCAACAGCCCAGCCTATGAGCGGGGGATGAAAGAAGGCGACCAGATCTTGAAG GTCAATAACGTCGACTTTGGGCATTTCACTCGGGAGGAAGCAGCAAATTTCCTGCTGAACATCAAGAGGGGAGAGAAGGTGGACATCCGCACTCAGAACAAGATGGACA TCTATAAAAAAATCCTCAAGTCCAACCTGGGAGACAACTTCTACATCCGCACGCATTACGACCACGAGACGGATCACCCCATTGGGCTGAACTTCACGCGAGGAGAGGTGTTCCGGGTGGTGGACACCATGCACCGCGGGAAGCTGGGCAACTGGCTGGCCATCCGCATGGGCAACGACCTGCACGAATTGGATAAAGGCACCATTCCCAACCAGACCAG GGCCGAGGTGCTTGCAAGCCAAGAGCAGGCGCAGAGAACGACCGGCGAGAGGCCTGTGTCGGGGCCCAGGGCTGAGTTCTGGAAACTACGAGGCCTCAGAGGGAACAAAAAGAACGAGAAGAACATACGACGCTCACGGGACGACCTCCTGCAGCTCACCATCCAGGGCAAATTCCCGGCCTACGAGAGGGTCCTGCTCAGAGAAGCTAATTTCAAGCGGCCCATTGTAATTATGGGTCCTCTTAATGATATCGCTATGGACAAGCTGGCCAGAGAGATCCCTGATGAATATGAAGTGGCTG AGATGGTTCCTCGCGGTGGGGGCGCTGACAGCGCCTCAACGGTTATCAAATTGGACACCGTGAGGAAGATAGCCGAGAAG GACAAGCACCCTCTGCTGGACATCACGCCCACTGCTGTGGAGAGGCTCAACTACATCCAGTACCACCCCATGGTGATCTTCTTGGACCCGCACAGTCGCAAGGATGTCAAGGTCATGAGGCAGCGGTACAGCCCGGACTCGAACAAGAGCTCCAGGCGTCTCTACTCGCAGGCTCTCAAGCTGAGGAAAGACTGCAGCCATCTTTTCTCAG CGCGTGTTGACCTGCAGCCTGGCTCCAATATTTGGTACCAGGTTCTAAAGGACAAGATTCGCCACCAACAGTCCAAACCAGTCTGGGTGTCTGAAGTCACg TTGGAGAGCGGAGGAGAGCAGGACCTGGACGCACTGGATCAAACTCAGTCAGACTACCTCAGCGCCGCCAGTGAAATGGAGGACACTGACGGAGAGGCCTTCACAGATGGCGAGGCCTATACGGACAATGAGGACCTGGAGGAGGCATACCCGGGTCAAAACGCAGCCAGGGCCTCCGGAGTCGCACTAGCTCGCTCGTCCGAGCCAGCCTGGGGACACCGTAGCCCCAACGAAGAGAGGGAATCCGAGACTTACGCCGAGGTGTACCGGCCCAGCAGAGAAATCCCCCCTCTGATGCACGTCCCGGAACCGTCCACCATCCGCCGACAGAGTCGCAGCCCGCCTCTCCATCACCCAGATGAGTCTTTTGACCGCAGTTTTTCCGACTCTGATTTCAACCACCTCGACGCGGTCTCACCCACTACTCCGTCGGACGGACCCCCGGATTTTATCGCCCCCGACCCGTCCGCGCGGCACTCTTTGACCGAGCCGTCGTATGCGGGTGAACGGCCGGAGAGCCCCCAGCAAGCAAGTCTGTCTGCTATTGAGGATAAGTTACAGGAG GTCCGAAAGGCAGAACCACAGACGCACACGGAGGAAAAGAAGCCCCTTCAGTTCATTGT AGTGGCACATCACCAAGCAGTTCAGGTCCGACGCACACAGATACGAGGGGGCAGCAAAAGCTCCGAGGAAGACGAAGAGGATGAAGACGACGCGGAGGACATCGAATGGGGTCCAGCCACGGAACTGTAG
- the tjp3 gene encoding tight junction protein ZO-3 isoform X5 has protein sequence MEVRFKDQGKPGMEELTIWEQHTITLNKDSKLGFGFALSGGKDNGDTAVIVSDVLPNGPAMGRLFNKDQIVMVNGVSMENVHSNFTIQTLKTCGKTANITVKRPRKIQIPATTRPARAASHSNLLDHDPPRRTRRYSDASDNREASHYRTRARSSSPDRNGYGSTVPLMSSGYKRLPHHDDKPLRTTLVKKKISDEYGLKLGSQIFIKHMTETGLAAKEGTLQEGDLILKINGMTTENLSLLETKHLVEKSRGKLTMTVLRDSRKFLVSIPEVEDSAPNSEDERWRRRHSSSELEDISDLDDRSPHRTSRHPPREKRTHRPRAELPPPALKSRDSSPVRSTLTRSPARGYASRRGPSDSESDRSTSPPPARMDSLERSGKYKSLSGLSTLPDPRSSPAVHNWSSSRPASSSSRPRRRVSDSDSDRSDSPHRRPDSRYNPRVLPADLSHTGVRASPILVRQEPPRRVNSPLRVPARDSESESEGSSAPPRRQSATHSQDSYSSSRYRAMPGVSSRPETGRHSASGIPVGGAPRRAPSESDSEASYESVPRRHSTDSERSDKARNRYRPLPELKPSSVHVNPKPPRQNSLPVDPPSDDSSESDDLSHLRRSGSSDREDSRHHAPDVAHNSGTLRSGISVRNEYPVSSAPAKPVEEPIYSLPPDSYPTSHPGYSSNLHEVSFVKEGSVGLRLVGGNDVGIFVGGVQPNSPAYERGMKEGDQILKVNNVDFGHFTREEAANFLLNIKRGEKVDIRTQNKMDIYKKILKSNLGDNFYIRTHYDHETDHPIGLNFTRGEVFRVVDTMHRGKLGNWLAIRMGNDLHELDKGTIPNQTRAEVLASQEQAQRTTGERPVSGPRAEFWKLRGLRGNKKNEKNIRRSRDDLLQLTIQGKFPAYERVLLREANFKRPIVIMGPLNDIAMDKLAREIPDEYEVAEMVPRGGGADSASTVIKLDTVRKIAEKDKHPLLDITPTAVERLNYIQYHPMVIFLDPHSRKDVKVMRQRYSPDSNKSSRRLYSQALKLRKDCSHLFSARVDLQPGSNIWYQVLKDKIRHQQSKPVWVSEVTLESGGEQDLDALDQTQSDYLSAASEMEDTDGEAFTDGEAYTDNEDLEEAYPGQNAARASGVALARSSEPAWGHRSPNEERESETYAEVYRPSREIPPLMHVPEPSTIRRQSRSPPLHHPDESFDRSFSDSDFNHLDAVSPTTPSDGPPDFIAPDPSARHSLTEPSYAGERPESPQQASLSAIEDKLQEVRKAEPQTHTEEKKPLQFIVVAHHQAVQVRRTQIRGGSKSSEEDEEDEDDAEDIEWGPATEL, from the exons aaGCCAGGCATGGAGGAACTAACGATATGGGAACAGCATACAATAACACTGAACAAA GATTCCAAATTGGGCTTCGGTTTTGCCCTATCTGGAGGCAAGGACAACGGAGATACAGCGGTGATCGTGTCCGACGTGTTGCCCAATGGACCGGCCATGGGACGCCTGTT CAACAAAGACCAGATTGTCATGGTCAATGGGGTCTCTATGGAGAATGTCCACTCCAACTTCACTATTCAGACCCTCAAGACATGCGGCAAGACTGCTAACATT ACAGTGAAACGTCCTCGCAAAATCCAGATCCCTGCCACGACCAGGCCAGCTCGGGCTGCCTCCCACTCCAACCTGTTGGACCATGACCCGCCAAGAAGAACGCGACGCTACTCTGACGCCAGCGACAACAGAGAGGCCAGTCACTACCGCACACGGGCGCGCAGCTCTTCACCCGACCGCAATGGCTATGGAAGCACGGTGCCCTTGATGTCTTCAGGGTACAAGAGGCTGCCGCACCACGATGATAAGCCGCTCAGAACAACTCTTGTTAAGAAGAAAATCTCAgatg AGTACGGCTTGAAGCTGGGCAGTCAAATTTTCATCAAGCACATGACTGAAACGGGCCTGGCCGCAAAGGAAGGTACCCTGCAGGAGGGCGACCTCATTCTGAAG ATCAACGGCATGACCACAGAGAACCTCTCCCTGCTGGAGACCAAGCACCTGGTGGAGAAGAGCCGGGGCAAGCTGACCATGACGGTGCTCCGCGACAGCCGCAAGTTCCTGGTCAGCATCCCCGAGGTGGAGGACAGCGCCCCCAACAGCGAAGACGAGCGGTGGCGGAGGCGACACAGTAGCTCGGAGTTGGAGG acaTTTCTGACTTGGATGATCGCTCACCTCATAGAACGTCCCGTCATCCTCCCAGAGAGAAACGGACGCACAG ACCCAGAGCAGAACTTCCACCGCCGGCGCTCAAGTCCAGAGATTCTTCCCCCGTGCGCTCCACTTTGACACGATCCCCTGCAAGAGGCTACGCATCTCGCAGAG GCCCTTCTGACTCCGAGTCGGACCGCAGTACCTCACCGCCTCCCGCAAGGATGGACAGTCTAGAACGGTCCGGCAAATACAA AAGCCTGTCTGGTTTGTCTACACTACCCGATCCTAGATCTTCCCCCGCCGTCCACAACTGGTCCTCATCCAGACCAGCATCATCATCCTCGCGACCACGCAGGCGCGTGTCTGACTCGGACTCTGACCGGAGCGACTCGCCCCATAGGCGACCAGACAGCAGATATAA CCCCAGAGTTCTTCCTGCTGATCTATCTCACACTGGAGTGAGAGCTTCCCCCATCTTGGTCCGACAGGAGCCCCCAAGGAGGGTCAACTCTCCCCTGAGAGTCCCAGCCCGAG ACTCTGAGTCGGAATCGGAAGGCAGCTCGGCGCCTCCTCGGAGGCAGAGCGCCACGCACAGTCAGGATTCGTACAGCAGCAGCAGATACAG AGCTATGCCGGGCGTTTCCTCACGGCCAGAAACTGGGCGCCACAGTGCCTCCGGCATCCCGGTGGGCGGTGCGCCACGCAGAG CACCATCCGAGTCTGATTCAGAGGCCAGTTATGAGTCAGTCCCTCGCAGGCACTCAACTGACAGCGAGAGGTCAGACAAAGCCAGAAACAGATACAG ACCCCTTCCAGAGCTCAAGCCTTCTTCGGTTCATGTGAATCCAAAGCCGCCCCGCCAAAACTCTCTGCCTGTTGACCCGCCTTCTGATG ATTCCTCAGAGTCCGACGACCTGTCACACCTGCGGAGGTCGGGGAGCTCGGACCGTGAAGATAGCAGACACCA TGCTCCAGATGTTGCTCACAACAGCGGCACTTTGAGGTCTGGGATCTCTGTGAGGAACGAGTATCCAGTCAGCT CTGCTCCAGCCAAGCCTGTAGAAGAGCCCATTTACTCCTTACCTCCAGACTCTTACCCGACATCCCACCCAGG GTACAGCTCCAATTTGCACGAGGTGTCGTTCGTCAAGGAAGGCAGTGTGGGCCTGAGGCTGGTTGGCGGCAACGACGTGGGCATCTTCGTGGGAGGGGTGCAGCCCAACAGCCCAGCCTATGAGCGGGGGATGAAAGAAGGCGACCAGATCTTGAAG GTCAATAACGTCGACTTTGGGCATTTCACTCGGGAGGAAGCAGCAAATTTCCTGCTGAACATCAAGAGGGGAGAGAAGGTGGACATCCGCACTCAGAACAAGATGGACA TCTATAAAAAAATCCTCAAGTCCAACCTGGGAGACAACTTCTACATCCGCACGCATTACGACCACGAGACGGATCACCCCATTGGGCTGAACTTCACGCGAGGAGAGGTGTTCCGGGTGGTGGACACCATGCACCGCGGGAAGCTGGGCAACTGGCTGGCCATCCGCATGGGCAACGACCTGCACGAATTGGATAAAGGCACCATTCCCAACCAGACCAG GGCCGAGGTGCTTGCAAGCCAAGAGCAGGCGCAGAGAACGACCGGCGAGAGGCCTGTGTCGGGGCCCAGGGCTGAGTTCTGGAAACTACGAGGCCTCAGAGGGAACAAAAAGAACGAGAAGAACATACGACGCTCACGGGACGACCTCCTGCAGCTCACCATCCAGGGCAAATTCCCGGCCTACGAGAGGGTCCTGCTCAGAGAAGCTAATTTCAAGCGGCCCATTGTAATTATGGGTCCTCTTAATGATATCGCTATGGACAAGCTGGCCAGAGAGATCCCTGATGAATATGAAGTGGCTG AGATGGTTCCTCGCGGTGGGGGCGCTGACAGCGCCTCAACGGTTATCAAATTGGACACCGTGAGGAAGATAGCCGAGAAG GACAAGCACCCTCTGCTGGACATCACGCCCACTGCTGTGGAGAGGCTCAACTACATCCAGTACCACCCCATGGTGATCTTCTTGGACCCGCACAGTCGCAAGGATGTCAAGGTCATGAGGCAGCGGTACAGCCCGGACTCGAACAAGAGCTCCAGGCGTCTCTACTCGCAGGCTCTCAAGCTGAGGAAAGACTGCAGCCATCTTTTCTCAG CGCGTGTTGACCTGCAGCCTGGCTCCAATATTTGGTACCAGGTTCTAAAGGACAAGATTCGCCACCAACAGTCCAAACCAGTCTGGGTGTCTGAAGTCACg TTGGAGAGCGGAGGAGAGCAGGACCTGGACGCACTGGATCAAACTCAGTCAGACTACCTCAGCGCCGCCAGTGAAATGGAGGACACTGACGGAGAGGCCTTCACAGATGGCGAGGCCTATACGGACAATGAGGACCTGGAGGAGGCATACCCGGGTCAAAACGCAGCCAGGGCCTCCGGAGTCGCACTAGCTCGCTCGTCCGAGCCAGCCTGGGGACACCGTAGCCCCAACGAAGAGAGGGAATCCGAGACTTACGCCGAGGTGTACCGGCCCAGCAGAGAAATCCCCCCTCTGATGCACGTCCCGGAACCGTCCACCATCCGCCGACAGAGTCGCAGCCCGCCTCTCCATCACCCAGATGAGTCTTTTGACCGCAGTTTTTCCGACTCTGATTTCAACCACCTCGACGCGGTCTCACCCACTACTCCGTCGGACGGACCCCCGGATTTTATCGCCCCCGACCCGTCCGCGCGGCACTCTTTGACCGAGCCGTCGTATGCGGGTGAACGGCCGGAGAGCCCCCAGCAAGCAAGTCTGTCTGCTATTGAGGATAAGTTACAGGAG GTCCGAAAGGCAGAACCACAGACGCACACGGAGGAAAAGAAGCCCCTTCAGTTCATTGT AGTGGCACATCACCAAGCAGTTCAGGTCCGACGCACACAGATACGAGGGGGCAGCAAAAGCTCCGAGGAAGACGAAGAGGATGAAGACGACGCGGAGGACATCGAATGGGGTCCAGCCACGGAACTGTAG